The following DNA comes from Flavisolibacter ginsenosidimutans.
GATAACTTCGTCGGAGCCGTGCGTGTAAACGTATTTCAGAAGATGGGGTAATGCCATAGATTCAGTTGGCCGTTGGTTGTTGATGGTTGATCGAAGCCCCGAAACGGTTAACAAACAACCATCAACGGCCAACTTTTTCTAAACAGGCCAATCGGCAAAAGTAAACGAAACTTTTTCGGAAAACCTGACGATAGCGGCTAATTTTCCCGTTAAAAAAGCGGGACAAACTGCGTTTACCGCTGCAATACCAATTTCCCGTCAAGGTACTCGGGAAGAACGTTGGCAATGTCGGGTGTAAGGCATTGCCGCAGGTCTCTTTCCAAACCATAATTCGCCAGGCGGTGATAATGCGAAGCGTCGTTCTTTTTCAGGAATTCGTACATGTCATCTTTCGCAATGCCATAAAGGTTTTCGGCTATGTGCGAAGCGTCGCAGTTGATACTGAAATGCTCTTTTATTTTCGAAACAACCGCACCGGCAAAAAGCGTGTCTTCTAAATTGGGTTTGTCTTTCCAGGCGGCGCAACCAAGGATCACGTTCTTCTTCATGGCTATCAAATGGTCACACACGGCCGATAAATTCAGGAATGAGCCGGTGATAATTTCCGTGGCGCCTTTGGCCAACGCCATGTGCAAAAGTTTGGTGCCGTTGGTTGTAGTAAGCACCAGAATTTTTCCTTTGATAAAACTCTCAGGATATTCAAACGAGGAATTGCCGTATTGCAAGCCGGGCGCCACTTGTCCGTCGCGTTCGCCGGCGGTAATGCATTCGATTTGGGTGCCGAGTTGAATGCAGCGCTCCACGCTGTCAACAGGAATAATTTCCCTTGCGCCGTTGTACAAAGCCGTTGCAATAGTGGACGTTGCCCGCAGCACGTCAATGACGACAACGATGGTCCTCTTTACATCGTACAAATGCAGCAGTGCGGGAGAAAAGCAGGTATATAAAGTGGGTTTACTCATGGGTTAAATGTGCAAATGTGACGATGTGCAAATGGGAAAATGATTGTAAACGGAAACCTCATTTGCACATTTGTGTACTTGCTGATTTTCAAATTAGGCAAAAGGTATTTTCACCACTTTCGCTTGCAAAAGTTTGTCCCGAACTTTTATAAAAATGGGCGAATCAATAGCCGAATGCTCCATGGCGACGTAACCCATGCCGATGGCCTTGTTTAAGCTTGGCGATTGGGTGCCGGACGTTACAAATCCGATTTGCTTCCCATCCTTGTCGCAGATTTCGTAATGATGGCGCGGAATGCCTTTGTCCACCATTTCAAAACCAACGAGTTTGCGCTTGACGCCTTCGACTTTTTGTTGCTGAAAAATTTCTCTCGACGTAAAAGCTTCTTTGTTCAGCTTCGTTATCCAGCCCAATCCTGCTTCAAGCGGTGAAGTGGTATCATCAATGTCGTTTCCATACAAACAAAAGCCCATTTCCAAACGAAGCGTGTCTCTTGCCGCAAGGCCAATTGGCTTTAAGCCTTGCGGCGCACCAAGTTCAAAAATGGCGTTCCAGATTTTATCCGCGTTGCCGTCTTTGTCTTCAAAATAAATTTCCACACCGCCGGCACCGGTGTAACCCGTGGCGCTTACCAGCACGTTTTTCACGCCGGCAAATTCGCCTTTTACAAACGTGTAGTATTTCAGGTTCATGATGTCCATGTCTGTCAGCGGTTGCAAAATTTTCGTGGCGTTCGGGCCTTGCACGGCCAGAAGACAAGTGTCGTCGGAAATGTTGTGCATCTCCACCTTCTTGTCGTTATGCTGCTGAATCCAATTCCAATCCTTTTCAATGTTGCTTGCATTTACAACAAGCATATAAACCTTGTTCTCTTCAATACAATAAACAAGCAAGTCATCCACAATGCCGCCTTCGTTATTGGGCAGGCAACTGTATTGCGCTTTGCCTGCGGCGAGTTTGGAAGCATCGTTAGAAGTAACGCGTTGAATTAAATCCAAGGCATTTTCCCCTTTCAGAATAAATTCACCCATGTGGCTTACGTCAAACACACCGGCGGCCCGCCGAACGGTGTGATGCTCGTCGTTGATGCCCGTGTAAGAAATGGGCATGTTGTAGCCCGCAAACTCAGCCATCTTTGCGCCGAGTCCAATATGCTTTTGGGTGAACGGTGTATTCTTCATGGCCGCAAATTTAACCGCAGATGTTCGGGATTAAAAAAGGATTGTTGGGATTGTGCGATTGATGTTTTTCTCTTTGACCCATCTTAAAAATTGATTTGCGAAAATTATCCCGGCAATCCTTAAAAAATCCGCGGTTAAAAAAGCCCCCAATTGCTTGAGGGCTTCGAGTTGTTACGGCCGATGCGTAACCAACTTCAACCAGGCTTAAAGTATCGTGGGCACAAACGGTATTGACATCGGAATAGGTGCGTTGCCGACGACCTTTTTCTTCGCAGTCATGGCAAGAGTGTTTTCGCCAAATGGCCGGGCGGTTGTTTCTTCCGTCACGTCGCCTTCGCTGTTGTTTTCTTCCTCTTTTGTATTCCGGCCGTTCATCTGCCGTTCGGTTTTTTTCAACTCACGGTCAATGGAATCCCGTACTCGTTTTTGCTTGTCGCGGATGTAGCGCAAAGAATCCTTGTTTGAAAAGTCGTTGTCGTCTGCATTCGTTGTTTTAGTTTTTAAAGGATTAACTAGGTTACCTTTTTCGTTCATCACGTAATCAACGTTTGCGTCCCAGTCAAAGCTTTCGTCCATGTCCCAATCTTCCCGGTAGCGATTGCGCCAAAAGCGGTTGCGGTAAGATTTGTTGTATTTGCGAACAACCCAGGGGTTGTAGGCCTCCGACACCGATTCGTCAAAGTTTATTTTCTTTCCAACCGGCACTTGTATCTCCACAATCACGCCCTGGCCGCGAAACTTGCTTCCCCGACCAATACCCAAGCCGCTGCCAATGGCCAAAACGCTGTCCCGCGAAACCACCTCAAAGCTTGTTTGGGCGGCCCGTTGCTGTGCGTCGCTTATGCCTGAGCCAGCGCTGTATTTGTGAAGAAGAACGTGGTAAACCGAGTCGTCGCTTTTGACCACGTGCAGCTTCACGTTGTTATAACGCATCGTGTCGTTGCTGATGTCAAAGCCGCGGCTGTCGTCGTCTATCCACCAGGCGCTTCCGCTGTAACGGATTTCCGGCTCGGTTACCCGCACGATTAATTTGTTGTTTGAAGGCTGCGCAATCGCAACATCCATGCTTACTCTTTCGTAAGCCTTCAAGTCGTGGCCAATGCTGATGCCAAAGGCAATGGCGGAAAACAAGCCGATGAGCCAAAGACCGCCAAAAACCCAGCTTAAGTAATGGCTCTTGGAGCGAACCTTCAGCACTCTTCTGATAAGCCAGGTGATAAAGGCAATAACGGGCACGGTGATAAAGAACAAAAGCGTACTCCAGGCCAGCAGTTTTTGCCAGGTGCTGCTCCACAAAAAATTGTTGATGGGCCACCAGGCCACGCCGCCAAAAATGAAAACCATCAGTACCGCAAACAAAGAAAGAGCAATGCATCCGGCCACGAAGATGAAGAAGGCTTTGAACAAAACGCCAATCACATGACCGATGCCTCTGCCTACCGGGCGGGCCGCCTGCCGAACATCGGCGGCAAAGTCGGCGCCTTGCGTACGGGCAAATTCCTGTGCTTTTTCGTTCATGTTTTTTCCAACGTTTTTTACTTCTTCGCCCCAGGATTGCATGCGGTCTTTAATATTGCCCATGCCTTCCTGCACGTTTTGCCGGATGCGGTTCACGTCCACTTTCTCGCCGTGCATTTCCATTTTTTCAAAGGGGCTGCGAGCTACCGGCAACACAATCCAGAGAATGATGTAGGCAATACAAAACGTGCCGGTAAACGAACCAATGAAAAGGTTCGGGAAGATGTCGCGGTGAAAAGCGAAGAACACACCGTTGAGTGTACCGAAGACGATGTTCAAAATCAGCGGTGCGGCAAACACCAGGCGAATGATCCAGGAAGGCTGGTTAAAGTATGCGCCTAACCCACCGGCTACACCTGCAATTACCTTATCATCGGGATTGCGAAAAAACCGCTTGCCTACGTAGCCTTCCAAATCCCGCGATGGAAGAATGATCCAAAGGAGAATGTAAAGTAAAAAGCCAAGGCCAAAACCGCCAAAGGTGATGATGGCAAAAATGAGGCGCACCACGGCCGGATCAACGTTCATGTAATTGGCAAAGCCCGAACAAACACCGCCTAAAATTTTATCGCTGCTGTCGCGGTACAAGCGCCCTTTCGTTCGTTTGTGCGTTGTTTGCGAAGCGGATGTTTGTTGGTAGGAGTGCCCTGAATCCGTGGCATCGTCTTGTTGCTCAAAATCTTCTACCCGGCCCATAGAGGCAATGATGCTCTGCATGTCTTCGTCGCTGATGGCGGCGGCACCCTTGCGCACCTTGTCGTCCATCAGTTCGGCAATGCGGCTTTCAATGTCGTTGATGATTTCGTCGCGGCCTTCTTCTTTGGCAAAATAGCGCCGCAGGCTTTCAATATAACGTTGCAAACTGTCGTAGGCAGAGTCCTCAATCGGGATCACCCGGCCCGCTAAGTTTATGTTGATGATCTTTTTCATTGTGTGGTTGGTTGAAGTTGTGTCAGGAATTTGGTTGTCCGTTTTTGGTGAGGGCATTTACTGCATTGGAAAGTTCGACCCATGTTTGTTCAAGTTCTTTATAAAAAGCCTCGCCCTTTTCCGTCAGCGAAAAGTATTTGCGGGGCGGCCCGGAGTTGCTTTCTTCCCAGCGATAGGTCAGCATTTCGGCATTTTTCAAGCGGGTCAGCAGCGGATAAAGCGTGCCTTCGAGGATGTTCATGTTGGCCGCCCGCATTTCCTCCACAATGTCGCTGGGGTAGGCCTCGCCCCGGCGAATGATGGAGAGAATGCAGAACTCCAGAATCCCCTTTTTCATCTGGCTCTGTGTATTTTCGATGTTCATGGCTTCTCTCTTTTTGGCTTCGCCTCCAATCCCGCTCTTTGCGGGATTGGTAGGGTTGGCCGGTATATGTTGAATTGTTGACAACACAAAAATATGGCTTTAGTTGGTACTATGCAACATATAGTACCAAGTTTTTTTTAGTAATGGACGAGACAAGGGATTGCGATAAAACCTTACTGACTGTTTTTCATAGCTTTATGTAAAGCGGGAGGGATACAAAGATTTTTAACCGGCAGCATTGTTTGATGAATGGAAATAAAAAAGCCTCCAAAAGGAGGCTTCTGTGGAGGTATAGAATCAAATTTTAGTCTGAAACGGAAGACTATTTTTTCAATCCAATTTCTCTCAGCCGTTCGTCAAGGTACTCGCCTGCCGTCGCGTCTTCGTAAGCTTTTGGATGCTGTTCGTCAACCGTGCTTTCCAACGAAGCCAGGCTCATGTCGCTTTTCGGATGAAGGAAGAACGGAATGGAAAAGCGTGACGTACCCCACAATTCCCGCGGCGGATTTACCACGCGGTGTGTGGTTGAGCGAAGTTTGTTATTCGTCAATCGCTGGAGCATGTCGCCTACGTTTACCACAATTTGTTCAGGTAATGACGTCACGCCAACCCACTCGCCCTGCTTGGTGAGAATTTGCAAGCCGTCTGCCGAAGCGCCAACCAGCAGCGTAATCAGGTTAATGTCTTCGTGCTGCTCGGCGCGAATGGAAGATTTTGGCTCGCCTTTGATGGGCGGGTAGTGAATGGCACGCAGAATGGAATTGCCGTTGTGCACCCACTCGTCAAAATAATGTTCGTCAAGACTGAGATAAAGCGCAATGGCCTGTAAAAGCGCCGTGCCGCTTTTTTCAAAATTGCGGTAGGCCTTGTAAAGTGTTGGCGTAAACTGCGGCACCTCGTCAACTACCACGTTGTCGGGATAATCTTCGGTTTTCTCGCCGTCTTCCACCGTTTGTCCGTATTGAAAAAATTCTTTCAGGTCCGGTGCATCAAAGCCTTTGGCGTGTTCGCGGCCAAAGGACGTATAGCCTCTTTGTCCGGCCAGTTCTTTTTTCTCGTAATCAAGTTTTACATCATCGGGCAAGGCAAAAAACTGTTGTACGTATTTATACAAATCGGCAATGAGTTCGTCGGGAATGCCGTGATTTTTAACCGCTACAAATCCTACGTCTTCATAAGCCTTTCCCAAGGCCTGTACGAAATTTTGTTTACGGATTTCATCGCCGCTTAAAAAGTCGGCTAAGTCAACAACGGGAATGTTCATAATAGCAATTTTAATTTGGTAAATGGACACCAAATTTACAATGCCGGCTGCATTTGCACTAGAGAATTTAAAGGAAGACGGCCCACCGAAAAAGAAATGACATGTGGCTTCAATGAATGACCTTGCCTCTTTGCTTCGACAACAAATAAGCCCTTTCGTTTGCCGAAACGTCAACGATGCCGTAACGCAACACCCTGTTTATTGTCATTTCATCCAACGCATTTATAACGTCCTGATAAGAAGCCGAAGGCAAAGGCTTAAGAACAACCATCAGTTCGTCTTTCCGGTTGATGGCTTGCAGGGCTTTTGTTTTTGCCGAATGAATTTTCCAAGCTCCGACTTCACATCGTAATCCGTTTGCAGCAGCCGGTTTTGCGCAAGAGCTTTTTGAAAGTCGCCTTCGTAAACAATTATCTTCTCTTTGTCGAGGATAGCGGTTAGCAATGTTTTTTCATAAACATTTGCAACGCCTCCAGGATCGGCTTTGGGCATGTTAAGTTTTGTAATTGTTGGTTGTGTGATTGACGTAGTGAAGATGAAAAAGGTAATGAGCAAAAAGCCCAGGTCCACCATCGGCGTCATGTCAATTTTTACCGTGTGAAGGCCTGCTTTGGACTTGCTAAGCGGTTGCGGAATGATCGTTGCCATGCAATTGATTTTTGTTGAGATGAAAAGCCATGGCAATTCCATAAAGACGCAATGATTGTTCTGTGGAGAAAAACATTTTCACCAAATCGTTTGTCGTGGCCTGTCCAAAATCACTTTTTCGTTTTAAATAGTTTTCATCTTTGCCGCATGAAAACGATTCTTGTTCTCACCGATTTCTCTCCCGCAGCCGAACACGCGACGGCTTACGCGGCGCAATTGGCCAAGGTTGTTCAAGCCTCTGTGCGGTTGCTGCACGTTTATCAACTGCCCGTTGCCATGAGCGATATGCCGGTGCTGATGGTATCGGCAGAAGACCTTAAAAAAAGCGCCGACGCCGGTTTGCGGCGGGCAAAAGAAGCGGCGGAGCGCTTGCATCCCGAAACGGTTTTTGAAATGGAAAGCCGCCTGGGTGATGTAGTGGAAGAAGCGGAAGACGTCAGCAAACAAAAGGACGTATTTGCTTTGGTAGCGGGCACGAAAAGCATGAGCGGGGTTGAACGTTTTTTGTTTGGCAGCACGGCGCAGGCGCTGGTAAAAAAATGTTCTCATCCGGTTATTGTTGTTCCTGAAAATGCAGAGCTAAACGCGCCGAAGAATATTGCTCTCGCCGTTGATTTCGTTAATCCCGGTGAAGTTCCCGCGGCGAAAATTTTAGCTGCAATACAAGCCTTGCGGGCAAGCCTTCAGGTTGTGCACGTTGAAACAGAAAACGAACAAGCAGGCGACCCGTCTTCTTTGTTGAACGCACTGCATCTGGCACCATCTGCTTACCGCATTTTAAAAGAAGAAAACGTAGCGCAGGGCCTTAAACATTTTGCAGAGCTGAACAAGATCGATCTTGTTACCGTATTGCCACACAAACACAATTTACTGGAGCGATTGTTTTTTAAAGGATACACAAACGAGATTTTGCACGAACTGTCTGTGCCGGTAATGACCTTGCACGGAAGCAGTGAATGATCAGGAATAAAGAATCTTTTTGTAAACAAAGCGGCCTTCATTCGAAGGCCGCTTTGTTTGTTTACTGAACGTCCATCAATTGTATTAAAACTCTGCGTTCTTTGGCGTACGCGGAAAAGGAATCACGTCGCGAATGTTGCCCATGCCGGTTACAAATTGTACCATGCGTTCGAAGCCCAAACCAAAGCCGGCGTGTGGCACCGTACCAAAGCGGCGTGTGTCGAGATACCACCAAAGTTCCTCCGCGGGAACGTGCATTTCTTTCATGCGTTCAACCAATTTGTCGTAGCGTTCTTCGCGTTGTGAGCCGCCCACAATTTCACCAATGCCCGGCGCTAAAATATCCATGGCGGCCACGGTTTTGCCGTCTTCATTTTGCCGCATGTAAAAGGCCTTGATTTCTTTTGGATAATCCGTTACAATCACCGGCTTTTTAAAATGTTTCTCCACCAAATAGCGTTCGTGTTCGCTTTGCATATCAATGCCCCACTTCACGTCGTACTGAAACTTTTTCTTTTTGTAGTGGTTTGATTGAAGAAGGATATCAATGGCTTCGGTGTACGTAATGCGTTCAAATTTGTTCTCAACAACAAACTGCAGTTTTTGAATCAAATCCAGTTCGCTTCGTTCGGTTTGGGGCTTCCCTTTTTCTTCGTCCAACAAACGCTGGCGCAAAAATTCCAAATCATCCCCGTTGTTTTCCATTGCGTAGCGAATGATGTATTGAATGAATTCTTCGGCAAGAGCCGCGTTGTCTTCCAAGTCGTAAAAAGCTGCCTCGGGTTCAATCATCCAGAACTCCGCAAGATGTCTTGCTGTGTTGGAATTTTCTGCGCGAAACGTTGGCCCAAATGTATAAATCTGTCCAAGTGCTGTTGCACCCAATTCGCCTTCCAATTGCCCGCTTACGGTGAGGTTGGTGGCGCGGCCAAAAAAGTCTTCGCTGAAATCAACGCTGCCGTCTTCTTTGCGCGGCGGGTTGTCAAAAGGCAAAGTGCTTACGCGAAACATTTCGCCGGCGCCTTCCGCATCGCTTGCCGTAACAATGGGCGTGTGCAGATAGAAGAAGCCTTTATCGTTAAAGAATTTGTGTACCGCAAAAGCCAGCGAGTGCCGCACACGAAACACCGAACTAAATGTGTTGGTGCGAAAACGCAGGTGCGCTTTTTCGCGCAAAAACTCAAGGCTGTGTTTTTTGGGTTGAAGCGGGTAAGTTTCCGCATCGCTGTCGCCGAGAATTTCAACCTCTTCTGCTTTTACTTCCACGCTTTGCCCTTTGCCTAATGATTCAACCAAAATGCCGGTCACTTTCAGCGAAGCCGATGTAGTGATGCGTTTTAAAAAAGCATCGTCGTATTTGCCAAGTTCAATTACCACTTGCAGGTTGTTGTTGGTAGAGCCATCGTTCAGCGCTACAAACTGGTTGTTGCGAAACGTGCGCACCCACCCCATCACAGTCACTTGTTGTCCTTGCGCGGCCGTAGCTAAAAGCTCTTTTATCTTGATTCGTTTGTTGAACATATGCGGTTTTAAGAGCGGCAAAGATAACGGAGTGCAGAGGACGGATGATAGATGGCGGATGACGGGATTGGTCGTTGTTCGTTAGCCGTTGGCCGGCAAGGTTACAAACAACAACCAAGGATTAATAAACAATGACCAACCATGAGCGCTGTCATTCGCCATCTACCATCTTTGATCTTTTAACCTTTTGCCTTAAAAAAATTTTCTCTTTTCATGCATTTCAACGTAAACTTGCAGCGGAAACAATTGAGAGTACCTACCCTTATCACTCACGACACCGGTTTTTTTCTCAGGTTCCACCCAAAACAAATCAATCAAAAAAAATCCAACCGCCGTCGGTTTTGACCAGCTCCTCTTAAATAAGATTTTCTATGTACGACATTTTGCAGTTGAACGACATGCTCCTGCCCGAATTGCAGGACGTTGCAGATGAATTAAAAATTGAGAACGCCAAAAAATTAAGCAAACAAGACCTCGTTTATAAAATACTGGACAAGCAAGCCGTGGTGGGCGGTCCCTCAAAGGGAAATGCGATGACCAGCGAACGTCCCAAACGCAAACGCATTATTAAAGCCACCACGTCCAACACCACCGAAGAAGCCGTGGTAGAAGACACGTCGGTTCCGGCCATTGAAGCCGCCGCCGAAGAACCAAAAAAACACACGGCGCACAAAAAAACCGCGGCGGCTGCGCCCAGGAAAGAAGCGCCGCAAAAGCGCGGCCGCAAAAAGCCCGAAGAAGAACCGGCAACAGAACCCAATCTCTTCACAAACGAACGGGCCGCAGAAGAAACAGAACAAACAACTGAAGCGGAACAACAAGCCGATGAGACGACTTCATCGCCTGACGTGAATATTGAAATCCCGGAAAGAGGTTCACAGATAACAAAGTTTTTTCCACAACGCCGCGAACAACAACAACAGCAACAATCGTTCAACATCGAATTCGACGGCATCATCATGGCCGAAGGTGTGCTGGAAATGATGCCCGACGGTTACGGCTTCCTTCGCTCTTCCGATTACAACTATCTTTCTTCACCCGATGATATTTACGTATCGCCTTCGCAAATCAAATTGTTTGGTTTGAAAACCGGCGACACGGTTTTTGGTTCGGTTCGTCCGCCAAAAGAAGGCGAGAAATATTTTGCCTTGCTGAAGGTGGACCAGATCAACGGCAAGAGTCCTGAAGAGGTTCGCGACCGCGTGCCCTTCGATTACCTAACGCCGCTGTTTCCTTACGAAAAGCTCAACTTGTTTGATGAGCCGAACAATTATTCTACCCGCATCATGGACTTGTTTACGCCCATCGGTAAAGGCCAGCGCGGACTGATTGTGGCGCAACCGAAAACGGGTAAAACAATGCTCTTAAAAGCCGTGGCTAACGCCATCGCCAAAAACCACCCCGAATGTTATTTGATGGTGGTGCTGGTGGACGAACGTCCCGAGGAAGTAACCGACATGGAACGCAGTGTGAAGGCCGAGGTAATTGCTTCCACCTTTGACGAACCTGCGGAAAAACACGTAAAGGTTTCAACCGTGGCTTTGCAAAAAGCAAAGCGTTTGGTGGAATGCGGTCACGATGTTGTGATTCTGCTTGATTCTATCACTCGTTTGGCCCGTGCGCACAACACCGTAGCACCGGCATCGGGCAAAGTATTGTCGGGCGGTGTAGAAGCCAACGCCATGCAAAAGCCCAAGCAATTCTTTGGCGCGGCCCGTAAAATAGAACACGGCGGTTCGCTCACCATCATTGCTACGGCGCTGGTTGATACCGGTTCGAAAATGGACGAAGTAATTTTTGAAGAATTCAAAGGAACGGGCAA
Coding sequences within:
- a CDS encoding 2-phosphosulfolactate phosphatase; the protein is MSKPTLYTCFSPALLHLYDVKRTIVVVIDVLRATSTIATALYNGAREIIPVDSVERCIQLGTQIECITAGERDGQVAPGLQYGNSSFEYPESFIKGKILVLTTTNGTKLLHMALAKGATEIITGSFLNLSAVCDHLIAMKKNVILGCAAWKDKPNLEDTLFAGAVVSKIKEHFSINCDASHIAENLYGIAKDDMYEFLKKNDASHYHRLANYGLERDLRQCLTPDIANVLPEYLDGKLVLQR
- the gcvT gene encoding glycine cleavage system aminomethyltransferase GcvT — translated: MKNTPFTQKHIGLGAKMAEFAGYNMPISYTGINDEHHTVRRAAGVFDVSHMGEFILKGENALDLIQRVTSNDASKLAAGKAQYSCLPNNEGGIVDDLLVYCIEENKVYMLVVNASNIEKDWNWIQQHNDKKVEMHNISDDTCLLAVQGPNATKILQPLTDMDIMNLKYYTFVKGEFAGVKNVLVSATGYTGAGGVEIYFEDKDGNADKIWNAIFELGAPQGLKPIGLAARDTLRLEMGFCLYGNDIDDTTSPLEAGLGWITKLNKEAFTSREIFQQQKVEGVKRKLVGFEMVDKGIPRHHYEICDKDGKQIGFVTSGTQSPSLNKAIGMGYVAMEHSAIDSPIFIKVRDKLLQAKVVKIPFA
- a CDS encoding PspC domain-containing protein; this translates as MKKIININLAGRVIPIEDSAYDSLQRYIESLRRYFAKEEGRDEIINDIESRIAELMDDKVRKGAAAISDEDMQSIIASMGRVEDFEQQDDATDSGHSYQQTSASQTTHKRTKGRLYRDSSDKILGGVCSGFANYMNVDPAVVRLIFAIITFGGFGLGFLLYILLWIILPSRDLEGYVGKRFFRNPDDKVIAGVAGGLGAYFNQPSWIIRLVFAAPLILNIVFGTLNGVFFAFHRDIFPNLFIGSFTGTFCIAYIILWIVLPVARSPFEKMEMHGEKVDVNRIRQNVQEGMGNIKDRMQSWGEEVKNVGKNMNEKAQEFARTQGADFAADVRQAARPVGRGIGHVIGVLFKAFFIFVAGCIALSLFAVLMVFIFGGVAWWPINNFLWSSTWQKLLAWSTLLFFITVPVIAFITWLIRRVLKVRSKSHYLSWVFGGLWLIGLFSAIAFGISIGHDLKAYERVSMDVAIAQPSNNKLIVRVTEPEIRYSGSAWWIDDDSRGFDISNDTMRYNNVKLHVVKSDDSVYHVLLHKYSAGSGISDAQQRAAQTSFEVVSRDSVLAIGSGLGIGRGSKFRGQGVIVEIQVPVGKKINFDESVSEAYNPWVVRKYNKSYRNRFWRNRYREDWDMDESFDWDANVDYVMNEKGNLVNPLKTKTTNADDNDFSNKDSLRYIRDKQKRVRDSIDRELKKTERQMNGRNTKEEENNSEGDVTEETTARPFGENTLAMTAKKKVVGNAPIPMSIPFVPTIL
- a CDS encoding PadR family transcriptional regulator, yielding MNIENTQSQMKKGILEFCILSIIRRGEAYPSDIVEEMRAANMNILEGTLYPLLTRLKNAEMLTYRWEESNSGPPRKYFSLTEKGEAFYKELEQTWVELSNAVNALTKNGQPNS
- a CDS encoding isopenicillin N synthase family dioxygenase, which produces MNIPVVDLADFLSGDEIRKQNFVQALGKAYEDVGFVAVKNHGIPDELIADLYKYVQQFFALPDDVKLDYEKKELAGQRGYTSFGREHAKGFDAPDLKEFFQYGQTVEDGEKTEDYPDNVVVDEVPQFTPTLYKAYRNFEKSGTALLQAIALYLSLDEHYFDEWVHNGNSILRAIHYPPIKGEPKSSIRAEQHEDINLITLLVGASADGLQILTKQGEWVGVTSLPEQIVVNVGDMLQRLTNNKLRSTTHRVVNPPRELWGTSRFSIPFFLHPKSDMSLASLESTVDEQHPKAYEDATAGEYLDERLREIGLKK
- a CDS encoding ExbD/TolR family protein, with protein sequence MATIIPQPLSKSKAGLHTVKIDMTPMVDLGFLLITFFIFTTSITQPTITKLNMPKADPGGVANVYEKTLLTAILDKEKIIVYEGDFQKALAQNRLLQTDYDVKSELGKFIRQKQKPCKPSTGKTN
- a CDS encoding universal stress protein; its protein translation is MKTILVLTDFSPAAEHATAYAAQLAKVVQASVRLLHVYQLPVAMSDMPVLMVSAEDLKKSADAGLRRAKEAAERLHPETVFEMESRLGDVVEEAEDVSKQKDVFALVAGTKSMSGVERFLFGSTAQALVKKCSHPVIVVPENAELNAPKNIALAVDFVNPGEVPAAKILAAIQALRASLQVVHVETENEQAGDPSSLLNALHLAPSAYRILKEENVAQGLKHFAELNKIDLVTVLPHKHNLLERLFFKGYTNEILHELSVPVMTLHGSSE
- the asnS gene encoding asparagine--tRNA ligase — encoded protein: MFNKRIKIKELLATAAQGQQVTVMGWVRTFRNNQFVALNDGSTNNNLQVVIELGKYDDAFLKRITTSASLKVTGILVESLGKGQSVEVKAEEVEILGDSDAETYPLQPKKHSLEFLREKAHLRFRTNTFSSVFRVRHSLAFAVHKFFNDKGFFYLHTPIVTASDAEGAGEMFRVSTLPFDNPPRKEDGSVDFSEDFFGRATNLTVSGQLEGELGATALGQIYTFGPTFRAENSNTARHLAEFWMIEPEAAFYDLEDNAALAEEFIQYIIRYAMENNGDDLEFLRQRLLDEEKGKPQTERSELDLIQKLQFVVENKFERITYTEAIDILLQSNHYKKKKFQYDVKWGIDMQSEHERYLVEKHFKKPVIVTDYPKEIKAFYMRQNEDGKTVAAMDILAPGIGEIVGGSQREERYDKLVERMKEMHVPAEELWWYLDTRRFGTVPHAGFGLGFERMVQFVTGMGNIRDVIPFPRTPKNAEF
- the rho gene encoding transcription termination factor Rho, producing MYDILQLNDMLLPELQDVADELKIENAKKLSKQDLVYKILDKQAVVGGPSKGNAMTSERPKRKRIIKATTSNTTEEAVVEDTSVPAIEAAAEEPKKHTAHKKTAAAAPRKEAPQKRGRKKPEEEPATEPNLFTNERAAEETEQTTEAEQQADETTSSPDVNIEIPERGSQITKFFPQRREQQQQQQSFNIEFDGIIMAEGVLEMMPDGYGFLRSSDYNYLSSPDDIYVSPSQIKLFGLKTGDTVFGSVRPPKEGEKYFALLKVDQINGKSPEEVRDRVPFDYLTPLFPYEKLNLFDEPNNYSTRIMDLFTPIGKGQRGLIVAQPKTGKTMLLKAVANAIAKNHPECYLMVVLVDERPEEVTDMERSVKAEVIASTFDEPAEKHVKVSTVALQKAKRLVECGHDVVILLDSITRLARAHNTVAPASGKVLSGGVEANAMQKPKQFFGAARKIEHGGSLTIIATALVDTGSKMDEVIFEEFKGTGNMELQLDRRLANKRIFPAIDIVASSTRRDDLLLERDVLQRMNLLRVYLNDMNTEEAMSELLKRMRGTKSNEEFLASMNG